The following proteins come from a genomic window of Brassica napus cultivar Da-Ae unplaced genomic scaffold, Da-Ae ScsIHWf_492;HRSCAF=747, whole genome shotgun sequence:
- the LOC125604255 gene encoding photosystem II CP47 reaction center protein: MGLPWYRVHTVVLNDPGRLLSVHIMHTALVAGWAGSMALYELAVFDPSDPVLDPMWRQGMFVIPFMTRLGITNSWGGWNITGGTITNPGLWSYEGVAAAHIVFSGLCFLAAIWHWVYWDLEIFCDERTGKPSLDLPKIFGIHLFLSGVACFGFGAFHVTGLYGPGIWVSDPYGLTGKVQPVNPAWGVEGFDPFVPGGIASHHIAAGTLGILAGLFHLSVRPPQRLYKGLRMGNIETVLSSSIAAVFFAAFIVAGTMWYGSATTPIELFGPTRYQWDQGYFQQEIYRRVSAGLAENQSVSEAWSKIPEKLAFYDYIGNNPAKGGLFRAGSMDNGDGIAVGWLGHPVFRNKEGRELFVRRMPTFFETFPVVLVDGDGIVRADVPFRRAESKYSVEQVGVTVEFYGGELNGVSYSDPATVKKYARRAQLGEIFELDRATLKSDGVFRSSPRGWFTFGHASFALLFFFGHIWHGSRTLFRDVFAGIDPDLDAQVEFGAFQKLGDPTTKRQAV; the protein is encoded by the coding sequence ATGGGTTTGCCTTGGTATCGTGTTCATACTGTTGTATTGAATGATCCCGGTCGTTTGCTTTCGGTTCATATAATGCATACTGCTCTGGTTGCTGGTTGGGCCGGTTCCATGGCTCTATATGAATTAGCTGTTTTTGATCCCTCCGACCCTGTTCTTGATCCAATGTGGAGACAAGGTATGTTCGTTATACCTTTCATGACTCGTTTAGGAATAACCAATTCATGGGGCGGTTGGAATATTACAGGAGGGACTATAACGAATCCGGGTCTTTGGAGTTACGAAGGGGTAGCCGCAGCACATATCGTGTTTTCTGGCTTGTGCTTCTTGGCAGCTATTTGGCATTGGGTATATTGGGATCTAGAAATTTTTTGTGATGAACGTACAGGAAAACCTTCTTTGGATTTGCCCAAGATTTTTggaattcatttatttctttcaggAGTGGCTTGCTTTGGTTTTGGCGCATTTCATGTAACAGGATTATATGGTCCTGGAATATGGGTATCCGACCCTTATGGACTAACCGGAAAGGTCCAACCCGTAAATCCGGCGTGGGGCGTGGAGGGTTTTGACCCTTTTGTTCCGGGAGGAATAGCCTCTCATCATATTGCAGCAGGGACGTTGGGTATATTAGCGGGCTTATTCCATCTTAGTGTTCGTCCGCCTCAACGTCTATACAAAGGATTACGTATGGGAAATATTGAAACCGTCCTTTCCAGTAGTATTGCTGCTGTCTTTTTTGCAGCTTTTATTGTTGCTGGAACTATGTGGTATGGTTCTGCAACTACTCCCATCGAATTATTTGGTCCTACTCGTTATCAATGGGATCAGGGATACTTTCAACAAGAAATATATCGAAGAGTTAGTGCCGGACTAGCTGAAAATCAAAGTGTATCAGAAGCTTGGTCTAAAATTCCTGAAAAATTagctttttatgattatattgGTAATAATCCAGCAAAAGGGGGATTATTCCGAGCGGGTTCAATGGACAATGGGGATGGAATAGCTGTTGGATGGTTAGGACACCCCGTCTTTAGAAATAAAGAAGGGCGTGAACTTTTTGTACGCCGTATGCCtactttttttgaaacatttccGGTTGTTTTGGTAGACGGAGACGGAATTGTTAGAGCCGACGTCCCGTTTAGAAGGGCAGAATCTAAATATAGTGTCGAACAAGTAGGTGTAACTGTTGAGTTTTATGGTGGTGAACTCAATGGAGTAAGTTATAGTGATCCCGCAACTGTGAAAAAATATGCTAGACGGGCTCAATTGGGTGAGATTTTTGAATTAGATCGTGCTACTTTGAAATCCGATGGTGTTTTTCGTAGCAGTCCAAGAGGTTGGTTTACTTTTGGGCATGCTTCGTTTGCTCTACTTTTCTTCTTTGGACACATTTGGCATGGTTCTAGAACCCTCTTCAGAGATGTTTTTGCTGGTATTGATCCAGATTTGGATGCTCAGGTGGAATTTGGGGCATTCCAAAAACTTGGAGATCCAACTACAAAAAGACAAGCAGTCTGA